From Rhodococcus sp. B7740, one genomic window encodes:
- a CDS encoding nucleoside phosphorylase, whose translation MDIALTENDLDETGVIDPSMVAKGVDVPPKAVVCFFSEVIESICAKGDARVVSVMRSEHGEHPVYEIERHGEKLAVFHPGVGAPLAALFLEEAIAMGCTQFVAVGGAGALSDDLGMGHVMVVDSAVRDEGTSFHYLPPGRVVDADPAGVAVLQSVLTDAGVDFVTGRSWTTDALYRETRARVSRRVEEGCRTVDMEASAFCAVARFRGVRFAQLLYAGDSLAADWDHRGWTKATTVREQLFWLAADACLQLSPV comes from the coding sequence ATGGACATCGCGCTGACCGAGAACGATCTGGACGAAACAGGCGTCATCGACCCGTCGATGGTGGCCAAGGGAGTCGACGTTCCGCCGAAAGCCGTCGTCTGTTTCTTCTCCGAGGTGATCGAGAGCATCTGCGCGAAAGGCGACGCCCGAGTCGTGTCGGTCATGCGCTCCGAGCACGGCGAACACCCCGTCTACGAGATCGAACGACACGGAGAGAAGCTCGCCGTGTTCCACCCCGGCGTCGGTGCGCCGTTGGCGGCACTGTTCCTCGAAGAGGCCATCGCGATGGGATGCACCCAGTTCGTGGCCGTCGGCGGTGCGGGAGCACTGTCCGACGACCTGGGCATGGGACACGTGATGGTGGTCGACAGCGCCGTCCGCGACGAGGGCACCTCGTTCCACTACCTGCCGCCGGGCCGCGTGGTCGACGCCGACCCGGCAGGCGTGGCCGTGCTGCAATCCGTACTGACCGACGCCGGAGTCGACTTCGTCACCGGGCGTTCCTGGACCACCGATGCGCTCTACCGGGAGACCCGTGCCCGCGTCTCCCGCCGAGTCGAAGAAGGCTGCCGAACCGTCGACATGGAGGCCTCGGCCTTCTGCGCCGTGGCCCGATTCCGCGGAGTGCGATTCGCGCAACTGCTGTACGCCGGCGACTCCCTCGCCGCCGACTGGGATCACCGCGGCTGGACCAAGGCGACGACAGTGCGCGAACAATTGTTCTGGCTCGCGGCAGATGCGTGCCTGCAACTGAGCCCGGTCTAG
- the purL gene encoding phosphoribosylformylglycinamidine synthase subunit PurL has protein sequence MSASSVPTDTVSNAVATPDVAQPYKELGLKDDEYVRIKEILGRRPTDAELAMYSVMWSEHCSYKSSKVHLKYFGETTTDEMRKPMLAGIGENAGVVDVGDGWAVTFKVESHNHPSYVEPYQGAATGVGGIVRDIMAMGARPIAVMDQLRFGAADAPDTRRVLSGIVAGVGGYGNSLGLPNIGGETVFDASYAGNPLLNALCAGVMRVEDMHLAFASGLGNKIILFGARTGLDGIGGVSVLASETFDGDETGGGRKKLPAVQVGDPFTEKVLIEACLELYSNKLVVGIQDLGGAGLSCATSELASAGSGGMHIELEKVPMRATGMTPAEVLSSESQERMCAVVTPENVDAFMAVCKKWDVLATVIGEVTDGEHLQITWHGETVVDVPPKTVAHEGPVYNRPVQRPATQDDLVANTTASLKRPETGDELRATLLKMIGSPQLCSRRFITEQYDRYVRGNTVLAENADAGVIRIDEKTGRGIALATDASGRYTALDPYQGAQLALAEAFRNVAVTGSTPKAVTNCLNFGSPEDPGVMWQFQQAVRGLADGCVTLGIPVTGGNVSFYNQTGAEPILPTPVVGVLGVIDDVHRRIPTGLGLEPGETLILLGDTHDEFDGSIWAQVEHDHLGGVPPKVDLAREQLLADILLSSSRDGLVSAAHDLSEGGLAQAVVEAALAGETGCRIIVPEGADPFVTLFSESSGRVLVAVPRTEETRFTGMCTARGLPWVRIGVVDEGSDSIEVQGQFSVPMTELRETFESTLPRLFG, from the coding sequence GTGTCCGCTAGCTCTGTACCCACAGACACCGTCTCCAACGCCGTCGCCACCCCCGACGTTGCGCAGCCGTACAAAGAACTCGGACTCAAGGACGACGAATACGTCCGCATCAAGGAAATCCTCGGCCGTCGGCCCACCGACGCCGAATTGGCGATGTATTCCGTCATGTGGAGCGAGCACTGCTCGTACAAGTCCTCGAAGGTGCACCTGAAGTACTTCGGCGAGACCACCACCGACGAGATGCGCAAGCCGATGCTCGCGGGTATCGGTGAGAACGCGGGCGTCGTCGACGTCGGTGACGGTTGGGCCGTCACGTTCAAGGTCGAGAGCCACAATCACCCGTCGTACGTCGAGCCCTATCAGGGTGCAGCGACCGGCGTCGGCGGCATCGTCCGCGACATCATGGCCATGGGTGCCCGCCCGATCGCCGTCATGGACCAGCTGCGATTCGGTGCCGCCGATGCACCCGACACGCGCCGTGTCCTGAGCGGCATCGTCGCGGGTGTCGGCGGTTACGGAAACTCGCTCGGACTGCCGAACATCGGCGGCGAGACGGTGTTCGACGCCTCCTACGCCGGTAACCCCCTGCTCAACGCTCTGTGTGCCGGCGTCATGCGTGTCGAGGACATGCATCTGGCGTTCGCGTCGGGCCTGGGCAACAAGATCATTCTGTTCGGCGCACGAACCGGTCTCGACGGCATCGGCGGCGTGTCCGTGCTGGCCTCGGAGACGTTCGATGGGGACGAGACCGGCGGGGGCCGTAAGAAGCTCCCGGCCGTTCAGGTCGGCGATCCGTTCACCGAGAAGGTGCTCATCGAAGCCTGCCTCGAGCTGTACTCCAACAAGTTGGTCGTCGGCATCCAGGATCTCGGCGGTGCCGGATTGTCCTGTGCCACTTCCGAACTCGCCTCGGCGGGTAGTGGCGGCATGCACATCGAGCTGGAGAAGGTGCCGATGCGCGCCACCGGCATGACGCCCGCCGAGGTGCTGTCGAGCGAATCCCAGGAGCGCATGTGCGCCGTGGTGACGCCCGAGAACGTCGATGCATTCATGGCTGTCTGCAAGAAGTGGGACGTGTTGGCCACCGTCATCGGTGAGGTCACCGACGGCGAGCATCTGCAGATCACGTGGCACGGCGAGACCGTGGTCGACGTTCCGCCGAAGACCGTTGCGCACGAGGGACCGGTGTACAACCGTCCCGTGCAGCGACCCGCCACCCAGGACGATCTGGTCGCGAACACCACGGCGTCGCTGAAGCGTCCGGAGACCGGTGACGAGCTGCGGGCGACGCTGCTGAAGATGATCGGCTCGCCGCAGCTGTGCAGCCGTCGATTCATCACCGAGCAGTACGACCGCTACGTGCGCGGAAACACCGTCCTCGCCGAGAACGCCGACGCAGGCGTCATCCGCATCGACGAGAAGACCGGTCGCGGAATCGCTTTGGCCACCGACGCGTCGGGCCGCTACACCGCACTCGATCCCTACCAGGGCGCGCAGCTCGCGCTCGCCGAGGCGTTCCGCAACGTCGCTGTCACCGGCTCGACGCCCAAGGCCGTCACCAACTGCCTGAACTTCGGCTCGCCCGAGGATCCGGGTGTCATGTGGCAGTTCCAGCAGGCCGTGCGCGGACTGGCAGACGGCTGCGTCACCCTCGGTATTCCAGTGACCGGCGGCAACGTCAGCTTCTACAACCAGACCGGTGCAGAGCCGATCCTGCCGACGCCCGTCGTCGGTGTACTCGGCGTCATCGACGACGTGCATCGCCGCATCCCCACCGGCCTCGGACTCGAGCCCGGCGAGACGCTGATCCTGCTCGGCGACACCCACGACGAGTTCGACGGGTCCATCTGGGCGCAGGTCGAGCACGACCACCTCGGCGGCGTGCCGCCCAAGGTCGATCTCGCCCGTGAGCAACTGCTGGCAGACATCTTGCTCTCGTCCTCGCGTGACGGACTGGTCTCGGCAGCCCACGATCTGTCCGAGGGTGGCCTCGCGCAGGCCGTCGTCGAAGCTGCTCTGGCCGGTGAAACCGGTTGCCGCATCATCGTTCCCGAGGGCGCCGATCCGTTCGTGACACTGTTCTCCGAGTCCTCGGGCCGCGTACTGGTCGCCGTACCGCGCACGGAAGAGACTCGCTTCACCGGCATGTGCACCGCCCGCGGTCTGCCGTGGGTGCGCATCGGCGTCGTCGACGAGGGCTCGGATTCGATCGAGGTGCAAGGGCAGTTCTCCGTCCCGATGACGGAACTGCGCGAGACGTTCGAGAGCACTCTTCCCAGACTCTTCGGCTGA
- a CDS encoding alpha/beta-hydrolase family protein, whose translation MPTLESVVPSPDKHPFVMWAWGLLRLDFTGIAFGALFFCWSLTPSLLPRGWLFQGIIGGINAAIGYAFGVAVGWAVTRWWLSSRSWWPLPRKIELAVKVAVPVLAIAASMIMLAISAEWQRELAALMDAEGTTTTGYFRTGALSIAVAALLISVWRVLRDLVRLLARQINRVVKMPREVANALGVVVLVVLSVALVQGVLLRAVSEVTNSAFSLQNDETRDGAEQPVADERSGSPNSLAPWDTLGFEGRNFVSSGLRADEMERATGRPSLEPIRAYAGLETAETQDERLNIVVAELERTGAFQRAALVVVPTTGTGWVNPTAIEAEELMFDGDVATVASQYSYLPSWISFIAEGDKAAQAGRALIDKVHDRWLQEPEATRPKFYVYGESLGTQAGEGAFDGLADIRDTTDGVLWVGPPNNNRIWSQFVSRRDPGSPEVRPVYSEGLTVRFADNSSGIPPEDQPWYEPRILYVQHASDPVVWWSPDLLFERPDWLSEPPGPDRLPSMRWFPVVTFWQVAADLTNAAGVPDGHGHNYGTLVLDGWVAVAAPEGWTDRDTERVRGVMEQFAGRDGPEK comes from the coding sequence CTGCCGACGCTCGAGTCCGTGGTTCCCTCACCGGACAAGCACCCGTTCGTCATGTGGGCCTGGGGCCTGCTGCGCCTGGACTTCACCGGAATTGCGTTCGGCGCGTTGTTCTTCTGCTGGTCGTTGACTCCGTCACTGCTCCCGCGGGGATGGTTGTTCCAGGGCATCATCGGCGGTATCAACGCGGCCATCGGCTACGCATTCGGCGTGGCGGTGGGATGGGCTGTCACCCGTTGGTGGCTCTCGTCCCGATCGTGGTGGCCGTTGCCGCGCAAGATCGAACTTGCCGTCAAGGTCGCCGTACCCGTCCTCGCGATCGCAGCGTCGATGATCATGTTGGCGATCTCGGCGGAATGGCAGCGTGAGCTGGCCGCACTGATGGACGCCGAGGGTACCACCACCACGGGATACTTCCGAACCGGTGCACTCAGTATCGCCGTTGCGGCGCTGTTGATTTCGGTGTGGCGGGTGTTGCGCGACCTCGTTCGGCTGCTCGCCCGGCAGATAAACCGCGTCGTGAAGATGCCACGCGAAGTTGCCAACGCGCTCGGAGTCGTCGTCCTCGTCGTGCTGTCCGTAGCGCTGGTTCAGGGCGTCCTGCTCCGGGCCGTCTCCGAGGTCACCAACTCGGCTTTCAGCCTGCAGAACGACGAAACCCGCGACGGTGCAGAACAACCCGTGGCCGACGAACGCTCCGGTAGTCCGAACTCGTTGGCACCGTGGGACACCCTCGGATTCGAGGGCCGCAACTTCGTCTCCAGCGGACTGCGCGCCGACGAGATGGAGCGGGCCACCGGCCGTCCCAGCCTCGAGCCGATCAGGGCGTACGCCGGCCTGGAAACCGCCGAGACCCAGGACGAGCGACTGAACATCGTGGTCGCAGAACTCGAACGTACCGGGGCATTCCAGCGCGCGGCTCTCGTCGTCGTTCCGACCACCGGAACCGGATGGGTCAATCCCACCGCCATCGAAGCCGAAGAGCTCATGTTCGACGGCGATGTCGCCACCGTCGCATCCCAGTACTCCTACCTGCCGAGTTGGATCTCCTTCATCGCGGAGGGCGACAAGGCCGCGCAGGCGGGCAGAGCTCTGATCGACAAGGTGCACGACCGCTGGCTGCAGGAACCGGAGGCCACCCGCCCCAAGTTCTACGTCTACGGCGAGAGCCTCGGCACCCAGGCGGGCGAGGGCGCGTTCGACGGGTTGGCCGACATCCGGGACACCACCGACGGCGTGCTGTGGGTGGGGCCACCGAACAACAACCGCATCTGGAGTCAGTTCGTCAGCCGACGCGACCCGGGAAGCCCCGAGGTTCGGCCGGTCTACTCCGAGGGACTGACGGTCCGATTCGCCGACAACTCGTCGGGCATCCCGCCGGAGGATCAGCCCTGGTACGAACCGAGAATCCTCTACGTCCAGCACGCGTCGGATCCGGTGGTCTGGTGGTCACCCGATCTGCTGTTCGAGCGTCCCGACTGGTTGTCCGAGCCACCCGGTCCGGACCGGCTGCCGAGTATGCGGTGGTTCCCGGTCGTCACCTTCTGGCAGGTGGCCGCCGACCTGACCAACGCTGCGGGCGTTCCCGACGGGCACGGCCACAATTACGGAACCCTCGTGCTCGACGGCTGGGTTGCCGTCGCCGCGCCGGAGGGGTGGACCGACCGCGACACCGAACGAGTCCGCGGAGTCATGGAGCAGTTCGCCGGCCGAGACGGTCCCGAGAAGTGA
- a CDS encoding CPBP family intramembrane glutamic endopeptidase — translation MTTEALAIGSATTAWSTVVLPSAGLGARGRAVANASFAVAVAAVSGRSAAQLGLRNTVAGVKWGAAASAVPVLGSAVVAAIPALRRRVRPSADELAEWVLFRIPVGTVLTEELLFRGVLDAASPALSPIFFGLWHIHPARAAGDTVVGTVVATAAAGVVFSWLRARSGSVLAPALLHYFLNAGGAVLAHLAANDRSST, via the coding sequence GTGACCACCGAGGCGTTGGCGATCGGCTCCGCAACGACGGCGTGGAGCACGGTCGTGCTGCCCTCGGCAGGCCTCGGTGCCCGTGGACGGGCGGTGGCCAATGCCTCGTTCGCGGTGGCCGTTGCGGCGGTCTCGGGCCGCAGCGCCGCGCAACTGGGATTGCGCAACACGGTTGCAGGCGTGAAGTGGGGCGCGGCGGCGTCGGCCGTTCCGGTACTCGGATCGGCCGTCGTGGCCGCGATTCCCGCGTTGCGACGCCGGGTCCGGCCGTCCGCGGACGAGCTTGCGGAGTGGGTTCTGTTTCGAATCCCGGTGGGAACCGTGCTCACCGAGGAGTTGCTCTTTCGCGGTGTGCTCGACGCTGCATCGCCCGCTCTGTCGCCGATCTTCTTCGGGCTCTGGCACATTCACCCCGCTCGCGCGGCCGGTGACACCGTGGTCGGGACGGTCGTGGCGACGGCCGCGGCGGGGGTGGTGTTCTCGTGGCTGCGAGCCCGTAGCGGGAGTGTGCTCGCGCCGGCCTTGCTGCATTACTTCCTCAACGCCGGCGGCGCCGTTCTGGCGCATCTCGCTGCGAACGACAGGAGTTCGACGTAG
- a CDS encoding M18 family aminopeptidase, with amino-acid sequence MVPMSTHASATGLCNFVDVSPSPFHVCNTVSVQLEDAGFVRLEETDAWSTDPGRYYLVRGGSLVAWSTEHSNSGRSAGSTPDGPFRIVGGHTDSPNLRVKQHPDLQSAGWQMVGLEPYGGAWLNSWLDRDLGISGRLSVRDGNTAREVLVKVDEPILRVPQLAIHLSEDRKGVTLDPQRHVNAIWGVGNSPQSFIAYVAEREGVDPHSVLGWELMTHDLAPSAVVGVESELVSAPRLDNQGTCYAGTQALLAAVDNPTAVTPVLALFDHEEVGSMSDRGAFSDLLNTVLERIVLGRGGGREEFLRTMAGSICASGDMAHATHPNYPDRHEPAHRIELGGGPVLKVNQNLRYATDSAGAGAFALACDQAGVPMQRYVHRADLPCGSTIGPITASRTGLSTVDVGAAQLAMHSSRELMGAADVKAYADALAAFLAPA; translated from the coding sequence ATGGTTCCCATGTCGACTCACGCCTCCGCCACCGGTCTCTGCAACTTCGTCGACGTCTCGCCGTCACCGTTCCACGTCTGCAACACGGTGTCGGTGCAGCTCGAGGACGCCGGTTTCGTACGCCTCGAGGAGACCGACGCCTGGTCGACGGACCCGGGCCGCTACTACCTCGTTCGTGGCGGATCACTCGTCGCGTGGAGTACCGAGCACAGTAATTCGGGTCGTTCCGCAGGCTCCACTCCTGACGGCCCCTTCCGAATCGTCGGCGGGCACACCGACAGCCCGAATCTTCGGGTGAAGCAGCATCCAGATCTGCAATCCGCGGGCTGGCAGATGGTGGGCCTCGAACCGTACGGTGGTGCCTGGCTCAACTCCTGGCTCGATCGCGATCTGGGTATCTCCGGCCGGTTGAGTGTGCGCGACGGCAACACCGCCCGCGAGGTACTGGTGAAGGTCGACGAGCCCATTCTGCGAGTTCCGCAGCTGGCAATCCACCTGTCCGAGGATCGCAAGGGCGTCACCCTCGATCCGCAGCGACACGTCAATGCCATTTGGGGCGTCGGCAATTCACCTCAGTCGTTCATCGCCTACGTCGCCGAAAGAGAAGGCGTCGACCCGCATTCGGTACTGGGTTGGGAGTTGATGACCCACGACCTCGCACCCAGTGCCGTCGTGGGCGTCGAGTCCGAACTGGTCAGTGCGCCGCGTCTGGACAATCAAGGAACCTGCTACGCCGGAACTCAGGCTTTGCTTGCCGCAGTGGACAATCCGACCGCAGTCACGCCGGTGCTGGCACTGTTCGACCACGAGGAAGTCGGCAGTATGTCCGACCGCGGCGCGTTCTCGGACCTGCTGAACACCGTACTCGAGCGCATCGTGCTCGGACGCGGCGGTGGGCGTGAGGAATTCCTGCGCACGATGGCCGGATCCATCTGTGCCTCAGGCGATATGGCGCACGCGACGCATCCCAACTACCCGGACCGGCACGAGCCCGCGCATCGCATCGAACTCGGTGGGGGACCGGTGCTCAAGGTCAACCAGAATCTGCGCTACGCAACGGATTCCGCGGGAGCTGGTGCCTTCGCGCTCGCCTGCGACCAGGCCGGGGTTCCCATGCAGCGCTACGTACATCGCGCCGATCTACCGTGCGGATCGACCATCGGACCCATCACCGCATCGCGCACCGGCCTGTCGACGGTGGACGTGGGAGCAGCGCAGCTGGCCATGCACTCGTCACGAGAATTGATGGGAGCTGCCGACGTGAAGGCATACGCCGACGCGTTGGCGGCATTCTTGGCTCCTGCCTGA